A single genomic interval of Lathyrus oleraceus cultivar Zhongwan6 chromosome 7, CAAS_Psat_ZW6_1.0, whole genome shotgun sequence harbors:
- the LOC127104927 gene encoding uncharacterized protein LOC127104927: MQPQDPLEEIDLGDGTTKRPTYISANIDLNVRFEQRIGGIETVNKVEGKSIQADAYAVCARGHVQDKGGDRKTPEKKVHKSRKAMKGQVVADFIVDHSIVETPLNYLEPELLKLYFNGSNHKNGTGIGILIISPNKIPTKFKYRIEGTCSNNEAEYEALIAGLEILLDLGEKRVKVRGNSEVVVKQVKKEYGCIKENLIMYFIIVNRLIMCFDFVDVQHVPQLEN, encoded by the exons ATGCAACCTCAAGATCCACTTGAAGAAATTGACTTGGGCGATGGAACTACCAAAAGGCCTACTTACATCAGTGCTAACATTGATCTGAATGTAAG GTTTGAGCAAAGAATTGGTGGAATTGAAACTGTCAATAAAGTCGAGGGAAAATCCATTCAAGCAGATGCCTATGCGGTTTGTGCCAGAGGTCATGTTCAAGATAAAGGAGGAGATCGAAAGACTCCTGAAAAGAAAGTTCATAAGAGCAGAAAG GCCATGAAAGGGCAGGTGGTCGCCGACTTTATCGTGGATCATTCGATAGTTGAGACACCTTTAAACTACTTAGAGCCAGAATTGTTGAAGTTATACTTCAATGGTTCCAATCATAAGAATGGCACTGGCATTGGAATCTTGATCATTTCTCCAAACAAGATTCCAACCAAGTTCAAATATAGAATTGAAGGAACTTGCTCAAATAACGAGGCCGAGTATGAAGCTTTGATAGCTGGTCTTGAGATCTTGTTAGATTTGGGGGAAAAACGAGTCAAAGTAAGAGGAAACTCCGAAGTGGTGGTGAAGCAAGTAAAAAAGGAGTATGGATGTATTAAGGAGAACCTAATCATGTACTTCATTATAGTTAATAGACTAATCATGTGTTTCGACTTTGTGGATGTTCAACATGTCCCTCAACTTGAGAATTAA
- the LOC127104928 gene encoding uncharacterized protein LOC127104928: MNESNHDMVNTITQQMGTIFNPLIQNTNQSYQQLATQINRIVDFFGAPPAQVRPVVQLQVVRQVRNERVALEENMINQGQQFMPQVVEQEMPREVECPPVIMVNQNHDADQVVHQVQQGNILGENNLATIVERVMDQNGVNMSLQRPNYTYPLSEYMLQTELPRG; the protein is encoded by the coding sequence ATGAATGAGAGTAACCATGATATGGTCAATACTATTACCCAACAAATGGGTACTATATTTAACCCATTGATTCAAAATACGAATCAGAGTTACCAACAATTGGCAACTCAAATTAATCGAATTGTTGATTTCTTTGGTGCTCCACCAGCGCAAGTTCGACCTGTAGTGCAACTCCAAGTCGTTAGGCAAGTTCGAAATGAAAGGGTGGCCTTGGAGGAAAACATGATAAATCAGGGGCAACAATTTATGCCCCAGGTAGTCGAACAAGAGATGCCTAGGGAAGTTGAGTGTCCACCTGTCATAATGGTTAATCAAAACCATGACGCTGATCAAGTTGTTCATCAAGTTCAACAAGGAAATATTTTGGGAGAAAATAACCTTGCAACCATTGTTGAACGGGTAATGGATCAAAATGGTGTGAACATGAGCCTGCAAAGGCCAAATTATACATACCCGCTATCAGAATATATGTTACAAACTGAACTTCCAAGGGGATGA